Proteins encoded together in one Anopheles darlingi chromosome 3, idAnoDarlMG_H_01, whole genome shotgun sequence window:
- the LOC125955467 gene encoding uncharacterized protein LOC125955467: MIMQDLWREDLAWDDCVSPASVHQWNEFTTQLPLLRKLHIPRMAAPSAPTTIRIDGFCDASLKAYGCVFYVTFTDNQGNQTTRLLCSKARVAPLKTTTLPRLELQAALLLSELYVRIRDAFDSRVKETYWWSDSQVALSWIRSDNTRWDVYVKHRVAKIQVVTATADWRYVPTKLNPADIISRGISARKLIRPEVMAFWLNGPTFLNSGCDAFPEPTTPDEAVAAELGAVHSQASVYVATVGPECDDLISQYRHHCSFSKTRRHFAWLGRAVNNFKAGMASQRAMNPGLVPTYGPLTHADLEDGLVRILRRMQATAHPNEVNEMLTKGCITPTKRMQHLNPVCVNGLIYVQGRLQNAELADGARLPILVPKSHPFSRVMIRDIHERIFHAGVSLVIAEFRTRYWMRDLRRTVLGVLARCVPCAKARPRPFAQQMGPLPEPRVNASPPFTHTGVDLCGPFVVLPGFKGHRSIDVYVCIFVCFATKAVHLEVVEDQSTQAFISALMRFVSLRGKPSVIHCDNGRNFIGAARELQRIRDAFTNAEFQHSIIERAAEEGMRFAFIPPRSPNFGGLWEANIKVAKRLLKAAAHGAQLRMIEMQTLMHQISAILNSRPLTAVRTAPEDVELPCPSILWFLLRAATLAILRFLLRAAILTILRFLLRAAILTILRFLLRAAILTNLWFLLRAAILTILWFLLRAVILQILWFLLRAAIVPRRRDIGTTSLQQAFGTDDSVPKGGGWCSTNVYCTNKWAPPQLQL, translated from the exons ATGATAATGCAAGATCTGTGGCGCGAAGACCTCGCATGGGATGACTGCGTGTCTCCCGCGTCAGTCCACCAGTGGAACGAATTCACGACGCAACTCCCGTTGTTGCGGAAGCTGCACATACCACGGATGGCTGCTCCTAGTGCCCCGACCACTATACGCATCGATGGATTTTGTGATGCGTCGCTGAAGGCATATGGTTGCGTATTCTACGTAACCTTCACGGACAATCAGGGCAACCAAACGACACGCTTGTTGTGTTCAAAGGCTAGAGTAGCACcgctgaagacgacgacgttgccACGTTTGGAGCTGCAAGCCGCCCTGTTGTTATCCGAGCTCTACGTGAGAATTCGAGATGCCTTCGACTCCCGTGTCAAGGAAACATACTGGTGGTCGGATTCGCAAGTAGCTTTGTCTTGGATACGATCCGACAACACTCGGTGGGACGTCTACGTGAAACACCGAGTGGCCAAAATCCAGGTGGTTACTGCAACCGCGGACTGGCGATACGTACCCACCAAGCTTAACCCTGCCGACATAATCTCCCGTGGGATCTCGGCGAGGAAGCTTATACGTCCAGAAGTGATGGCCTTCTGGCTAAACGGCCCCACATTTCTGAACTCGGGCTGTGATGCATTCCCtgaaccaacaacaccagatGAAGCAGTCGCAGCAGAGTTAGGAGCAGTGCATTCTCAGGCCTCGGTCTACGTGGCTACCGTGGGACCCGAATGCGACGACTTGATTTCGCAGTACCGTCACCACTGCTCCTTCTCGAAAACACGCCGACACTTCGCCTGGCTTGGACGGGCGGTCAACAATTTCAAGGCAGGCATGGCCTCGCAACGCGCAATGAACCCCGGTCTGGTCCCTACGTACGGACCATTGACTCATGCTGACCTGGAGGATGGCCTAGTGCGCATTCTGCGAAGGATGCAGGCGACCGCCCATCCCAACGAAGTGAATGAGATGCTGACGAAAGGATGCATCACACCGACGAAACGCATGCAACATCTTAACCCCGTTTGCGTAAACGGATTAATCTACGTGCAAGGACGATTGCAGAATGCGGAACTTGCCGACGGCGCCAGGCTGCcgatccttgtcccgaagtccCACCCGTTCTCGAGGGTGATGATCCGGGACATCCACGAGAGGATCTTCCATGCTGGAGTCTCATTGGTAATAGCGGAGTTCCGAACGCGTTACTGGATGCGCGACCTGCGGCGGACGGTGTTGGGAGTGCTTGCTCGATGCGTTCCGTGCGCAAAGGCTCGCCCACGCCCATTCGCTCAACAAATGGGCCCTCTGCCGGAACCCCGAGTGAACGCGTCGCCACcgttcacacacaccggcGTCGATCTTTGTGGGCCATTTGTGGTGCTCCCCGGTTTTAAGGGCCATCGCAGCATCGATGTCTACGTGTGCATCTTTGTCTGCTTCGCGACGAAGGCAGTACACCTTGAGGTAGTGGAAGATCAATCCACGCAGGCCTTCATCTCGGCTCTCATGCGCTTCGTGTCGCTACGGGGAAAACCGAGTGTAATCCATTGCGACAACGGTCGCAACTTCATCGGTGCAGCCAGGGAACTGCAGCGAATACGCGATGCCTTCACCAACGCCGAGTTCCAACACAGCATCATCGAAAGGGCCGCCGAAGAAGGAATGCGCTTCGCCTTCATCCCCCCGCGCAGCCCTAACTTCGGTGGTCTATGGGAGGCAAACATCAAGGTGGCCAAGCGACTGCTAAAAGCCGCCGCCCACGGTGCGCAGTTAAGGATGATTGAGATGCAAACTTTGATGCATCAAATCTCAGCAATCCTTAATTCCAGGCCTCTTACTGCTGTCCGCACGGCACCCGAGGACGTCGAG CTCCCCTGCCCATCGATCCTGTGGTTCCTGCTACGTGCGGCGACCCTGGCGATCCTGCGGTTCCTGCTACGTGCGGCGATCCTGACGATCCTGCGGTTCCTGCTACGTGCGGCGATCCTGACGATCCTGCGGTTCCTGCTACGTGCGGCGATCCTGACGAACTTGTGGTTCCTGCTACGTGCGGCGATCCTGACGATTCTGTGGTTCCTGCTACGTGCGGTGATCCTGCAGATCCTGTGGTTCCTGCTACGTGCGGCGATCGTGCCGCGACGGCGGGACATAGGGACGACGAGCCTACAGCAGGCGTTTGGGACGGACGACTCCGTCCCAAAGGGGGGAGGATGGTGCAGTACGAACGTGTACTGCACGAATAAGTGGGCTCCACCGCAACTACAACTCTGA
- the LOC125955466 gene encoding uncharacterized protein LOC125955466, translating into MPITNSPAGDQKSGGEKVPRAADVPRGNTDSGRQGTSQELGRPSAANEGARQLAALEEAMRAVTIEAKAGHLDDELVPIKADMLEGMYREGCAVLSRLEAKTGAPQRRGQFCDAYAAARVALGRLRKAETASSSVLDATTASPAPRPEHLPRIDLPKFGGDPSDWPSFASRFERRLSGWQEDATRYAYLQQCFAGYLPALQSAESFEKAGMPFEEAWMRLQERFYKKRVAFLGHFRTILEAPRLSSASSNGLMRLIDVVETAITSARQVAGKPEEAPSTMEDGFLVSIVLSKLDEDSLARVTRKADQQLIPTWKELRDELDSMANRLYYEPKRQKDPASRGPPASKVQASAIAPRKAAYVATTAPAAAQSKPKSCIARDPAGVKDGPASSASAKPKTADDRRLCYACDKMGHKGNLCPEMRVRSAMERVNLIMERRNPRKSSRGTPSCVSRDDDTTTTSIATLLATVIARVLGADGQWHQVRCIMDSGSQIDAITIAAATRLPMPLRPSRLQLDGVSGPLAVTRECETMVANCDGTRSFPVKFYVIPELPNLPYRSLKGSNAGMPTDLDLADKSYYVSGPVDVILGAGVYFASLIPGMGRTERGLTIQNSVFGWLVGGLLRQDAAQKVRSYPCGVATVEDDLRKCIERFWEVEDASLPWNPGTPSATAPELEAFFRDTTSLAPDGRYVVKIPLRGELSELGDSYQHGVRRLLALERKLERHSSTYDDYRAFMREYIELGHMTLVEPEDAKRPDLLRIWLDFRLHTVVATADIAKMYRQVWVSDEDTWMQCILWRDHRTQPMQTYRLRTVTYGEAASSYLACRALQEAGEEVRASSPAVADAIRHGFYVDNLSLGAATSEELRVLCSGVEQTLLRRGMPLRKWVSNMDDVLYHVPPEHREAPVKIGDRDAVRMLGLSWCPTEDTFQLVIGDEILQLAENLTKRGLVARISKLYDPVGILQPVIITAKMIMQDLWREDLAWDDCVSPASVHQWNEFTTQLPLLRKLHIPRMAAPSAPTTIRIDGFCDASLKAYGCVFYVTFTDNQGNQTTRLLCSKARVAPLKTTTLPRLELQAALLLSELYVRIRDAFDSRVKETYWWSDSQMKQSQQS; encoded by the exons ATGCCAATCACCAATTCGCCAGCTGGTGACCAGAAGTCCGGTGGAGAAAAGGTGCCGCGGGCTGCGGATGTGCCTCGTGGCAACACAGATAGTGGTCGGCAAGGCACGAGCCAAGAGCTGGGAAGGCCATCCGCCGCCAACGAGGGGGCGCGGCAGCTGGCCGCGCTCGAGGAAGCCATGCGGGCCGTGACAATCGAAGCCAAGGCCGGGCACCTTGACGACGAATTGGTGCCTATTAAGGCAGACATGCTGGAGGGCATGTATAGGGAGGGCTGTGCCGTGCTCTCTCGCCTCGAAGCGAAGACCGGTGCGCCTCAACGCCGCGGCCAATTCTGCGATGCATACGCAGCGGCGAGGGTTGCGCTGGGCCGCTTGCGGAAGGCTGAGACGGCGTCCAGCTCCGTGCTGGACGCGACGACGGCAAGTCCGGCGCCGAGGCCTGAGCATCTGCCTCGCATTGACTTGCCGAAGTTCGGCGGGGACCCGAGCGACTGGCCATCGTTCGCGTCCCGCTTTGAGCGGCGCCTGTCCGGCTGGCAGGAGGACGCGACACGTTACGCGTACCTCCAGCAGTGCTTTGCAGGGTATCTGCCGGCCTTGCAGAGCGCGGAATCGTTCGAAAAGGCTGGTATGCCTTTCGAGGAGGCATGGATGAGGCTCCAAGAGCGGTTTTATAAGAAGCGAGTGGCCTTCTTGGGGCATTTCCGTACCATCTTGGAGGCCCCAAGACTGTCGAGCGCCTCATCGAACGGCCTGATGCGGCTCATCGACGTGGTGGAGACGGCCATCACGTCAGCCCGTCAGGTTGCCGGAAAACCAGAGGAGGCACCCTCTACAATGGAGGACGGGTTCCTAGTGAGCATAGTGCTGTCCAAGCTGGACGAGGACAGCTTGGCACGCGTTACCAGAAAGGCCGACCAGCAGCTCATTCCAACGTGGAAGGAGCTGCGCGACGAGCTGGATTCTATGGCGAACCGGCTCTACTACGAACCAAAGAGGCAGAAGGATCCGGCCTCCCGTGGCCCCCCAGCCTCCAAGGTTCAAGCATCGGCCATAGCACCGCGCAAGGCAGCCTACGTGGCTaccacagcaccagcggcgGCTCAATCGAAGCCGAAGTCGTGCATCGCTCGGGATCCGGCTGGCGTTAAAGATGGCCCCGCTTCATCGGCTTCCGCTAAGCCGAAAACGGCAGATGATCGTCGGCTGTGCTACGCATGTGACAAGATGGGCCATAAGGGCAATCTCTGTCCCGAGATGCGTGTGCGGTCCGCAATGGAAAGGGTAAATCTCATCATGGAACGCAGGAA CCCCCGCAAATCCTCCCGTGGAACACCCTCGTGCGTCTCCCGTGACGACGATACCACTACGACCAGTATCGCTACCTTGTTAGCGACGGTCATTGCCCGGGTGTTAGGTGCTGATGGCCAGTGGCATCAAGTACGCTGCATAATGGATTCGGGCAGCCAAATTGATGCAATTACCATTGCCGCAGCGACACGGCTGCCGATGCCTCTCCGGCCATCAAGGCTGCAGTTGGATGGTGTTTCCGGGCCACTCGCAGTTACGCGCGAATGCGAAACGATGGTGGCTAACTGCGACGGAACCCGCAGCTTCCCGGTGAAATTCTACGTGATCCCGGAGCTGCCTAACCTCCCCTATCGGTCGCTGAAAGGGAGCAATGCTGGTATGCCCACAGACTTGGACCTTGCCGACAAGTCATACTACGTCAGTGGCCCAGTTGACGTAATATTGGGCGCCGGGGTGTACTTCGCCTCGCTCATCCCAGGAATGGGGCGGACTGAACGAGGGCTAACCATCCAGAACTCCGTGTTCGGATGGTTAGTGGGCGGATTACTCCGTCAAGACGCTGCCCAAAAGGTCAGGTCGTACCCATGTGGAGTGGCCACAGTGGAAGACGACCTCCGTAAGTGCATCGAGCGATTCTGGGAGGTTGAGGATGCATCTCTCCCGTGGAATCCGGGTACGCCGTCGGCTACAGCACCGGAACTTGAGGCTTTTTTCCGCGATACTACATCATTGGCGCCGGACGGCCGATATGTAGTGAAAATTCCCTTACGGGGGGAGTTGAGTGAGCTGGGGGATTCCTACCAGCACGGAGTCAGGCGCTTACTAGCACTCGAGCGTAAGCTAGAGCGCCACTCCAGCACATATGACGACTACCGCGCATTTATGCGCGAGTATATTGAGCTGGGACACATGACACTAGTCGAACCGGAAGACGCGAAGCGG CCGGATTTATTACGCATCTGGCTTGACTTCCGGCTACACACGGTGGTAGCAACGGCTGACATCGCAAAGATGTACCGCCAAGTATGGGTATCAGACGAGGATACTTGGATGCAGTGCATCCTGTGGCGCGACCATCGTACCCAGCCGATGCAAACGTACCGATTGCGCACCGTTACGTACGGTGAGGCAGCCTCCTCTTACTTGGCATGCAGAGCACTGCAAGAGGCCGGAGAGGAGGTACGTGCCAGTAGTCCTGCGGTCGCAGATGCCATACGACATGGGTTCTACGTGGACAATTTGTCGTTGGGTGCCGCCACATCCGAAGAACTACGTGTCCTCTGTTCGGGTGTGGAACAAACGCTGCTTCGCCGCGGTATGCCCTTGCGAAAGTGGGTCTCGAATATGGACGATGTACTCTATCACGTACCACCGGAGCATCGGGAAGCTCCAGTGAAGATCGGCGACCGCGATGCCGTTCGCATGTTAGGGTTATCCTGGTGCCCGACCGAGGACACTTTCCAACTAGTCATAGGCGACGAAATCCTTCAGCTAGCGGAGAACCTGACCAAACGTGGTCTCGTCGCAAGGATTTCCAAGCTTTATGATCCAGTTGGGATCTTGCAGCCGGTGATCATCACGGCCAAGATGATAATGCAAGATCTGTGGCGCGAAGACCTCGCATGGGATGACTGCGTGTCTCCCGCGTCAGTCCACCAGTGGAACGAATTCACGACGCAACTCCCGTTGTTGCGGAAGCTGCACATACCACGGATGGCTGCTCCTAGTGCCCCGACCACTATACGCATCGATGGATTTTGTGATGCGTCGCTGAAGGCATATGGTTGCGTATTCTACGTAACCTTCACGGACAATCAGGGCAACCAAACGACACGCTTGTTGTGTTCAAAGGCTAGAGTAGCACcgctgaagacgacgacgttgccACGTTTGGAGCTGCAAGCCGCCCTGTTGTTATCCGAGCTCTACGTGAGAATTCGAGATGCCTTCGACTCCCGTGTCAAGGAAACATACTGGTGGTCGGATTCGCAA atGAAGCAGTCGCAGCAGAGTTAG
- the LOC125956174 gene encoding uncharacterized protein LOC125956174 — MQLAILLSCAVIGLLSTSPSGQTTTNSVAVRAFVKQDCDGVKTYICDTCTSRRPCIGTTEIAQSINCATGLYCVEGTSSDRCGPIASDVCLQSTVSTSFTCTSTGILPDPNNCNNYHVCLAVGEASSVYNCAPGYVFNIASAGCIREVSTTNCVTVTCPAGEPTYVLYGTSRQYYVICDGTNPPTHILKCPNQALFSFFSGSTRFGECVYTCSGQGNYANSNNPSSYFQCYVLNGRIVYREVDCPQNTIFNQTLRYCVRAQ, encoded by the exons ATGCAGTTAGCGATTCTGTTATCATGTGCTGTGATTGGTTTGCTGAGCACGTCTCCATCCGGTCAGACAACCACTAATAGTGTAGCTGTTAGAGCATTTGTTAAACAAGATTGCGATGGAGTTAAAACGTATATATGTGACACTTGTACCTCACGGCGGCCATGTATCGGTACTACCGAGATCGCCCAATCCATAAATTGTGCTACCGGTTTGTACTGCGTCGAAGGTACTTCCAGTGATCGATGTGGACCGATTGCGTCCGATGTTTGTCTACAGTCAACGGTCAGCACTTCCTTTACCTGCACTTCTACCGGCATTCTACCAG ATCCGAACAATTGTAACAACTATCACGTTTGCTTGGCCGTCGGAGAAGCGTCGAGCGTTTATAACTGCGCACCGGGATATGTCTTTAATATCGCATCGGCCGGATGCATCCGTGAGGTTTCGACCACCAACTGTGTTACTGTGACCTGTCCGGCCGGTGAGCCCACCTATGTGCTGTACGGTACATCACGCCAGTACTATGTCATCTGTGACGGTACTAATCCTCCGACCCATATCCTTAAGTGTCCGAATCAAGCCCTGTTCAGTTTTTTCTCGGGAAGCACACGTTTTGGTGAGTGTGTTTACACGTGCTCTGGACAAGGCAACTACGCTAATAGCAACAATCCCAGTAGCTACTTCCAGTGCTATGTATTAAATGGCCGAATTGTCTACAGAGAAGTTGACTGTCCGCAAAATACTATCTTTAATCAAACATTGCGTTACTGCGTCAGAGCTCAATAG